The nucleotide window CCGCGCCAATCTGCCCGACTCGAAGAACTCGACCTACAACGCCGCCACTGCCATTATCGCCAGCCGCCCTGACCCTCAGCCCTAGTCAGTACCTGCTCTGCTGCCAAAAAGTGACGAGATTATGATAACGGTTTCATAACGGCTGCGAACAAGGCTGGTGAAACCTTCCACTTACCCCTTACGATATTCTCGGTTGGGGGCGATCAAACAACTCCTTTCGAGACTTCCCTCTCGAGATAGTTGGGGGCAATTTCTGCAAAACCTCCTGCCATTGGTCTATATCCGTCCAATGGCCTTTATGGTCATTTGCTTTTCAGGAGTTGAATCTCATGCTCGGACTTTACATGAACGCGCGCAATTTCGTTTCCACCCGTCTTTCCCGCGAGGAAAAAGGAGCTACAGCCGTCGAATACGGCATCATGGTCGCACTCATCGCCGTGGTCATTATTGTCGCGGTTAACCTCATCGGTGGTTCCCTAAGCGATGCTTTCGACGGTGTCGCATGCGAACTCGACAAAACCGGCGCTACCGCTGCAGGCAAGACCTGCTAGCAGCCTTAATCGAAGGCATCCGTCCGCCTCTGTGTGGCAACGGCTGTGGGGCGGGTTTCCGCTCGTCCCGCAGCTTCCGCAACGATTGAAAGGCTCAAGATGCGCGAGTCATCCGAGCGCGGGGCTGTGGCAATCGAATTTGCAATCCTACTTCCGATTCTCTTATTCCTTTTCTTAGGAATTATCGAATTCGGGCGCGCATACAACGCCCAAATTACACTGTCACAAGGTGCTCGAGAAAGTGTCCGGGTCATGGCTATAGCTGACGACAATGTAGCTGCCCGCAGCGCCGCAACGCGCTCGTCAGGGTTGCTTGACCCCACACTAATGACGATTGACATTACGGCACAAGATCCAAGAGACCCGTCAGGAACAGTGATCGTTGATGATTGTAGGCCTGAACATGATGTCACTGTCCAGATTGAATACGATCTCGCTTCCATAACAGGATTTTTCAATGCTTATAAGATAAGAGGCATCGGAACGATGAGATGCGGCGGGTAGGTGAGGCATCCGAGTCTCAGCGGGGCGCTGTCGGAGTCGTGGTAGCACTTTTGTTAGTAGCTCTGCTCGGCTTCGCAGCGCTCGCTTTGGATATCGGACGAATTTATGCCGAGAAGGCACAGTTGCAGAACGGAGCTGATGCCGCCGCACTTGGCGTAGCTCAAATATGCGCAGCAAATTCGGCGGATACAAGATGTGAGACTATGTCCAGCGTCGGCAAAATGCTCACAAGTGCGAATGCGAATGACGGTCTCAGTGAACTTCAAGAGCTCGTCGTCGAAAAATCAGTTGGGTCAGTCACGGTTAGAACTGACGCTCATGAGCCAGGCCATGAACCAAACAGCATTACGATGCTGTTCGCACCTGTATTCGGGATCGAGTTCATTTCGGTGAATGCCTCTGCCGTGGCGCGTTGGGGAGGGCCTTCCGCAGGTTCGGCCCCTTTCTCAATCGCCTTCTCTCAATGCGAGATCGATTCAGGACCGTCCGATGACGGTTCTTTGCAGTTCCTACGAGCCCATGGTGTTGGTTCCAATGACAAGGCCTGTACATCGACATCTTCTGGTCAAGAACTTCCTGGCGGCTTCGGCTGGTTAGTTCAAGAACCAAAACTCTCTTGCAGTGTCAGCATCACGCTGTCAAGCCCACTAGAAACCGGAGATCCCGGCAGCAACTTCAAAACCGGTTGTGAGGCTGTTCTTGAATATTGGAAGAAGCAACTCGAAAAGGGCGAACCAGTTATAGCGTTCTTCCCCGTATTCGACAAGATCGTCAACGGGCAGTATCGAATCGAGGCATTTGCCGCCTTTGATGTTCGGGGCTGGAATTTCTACAACGGCACCGGCAAGTTCGCCCTTTCTGAAGCTCAGCCCTACATGCCGTCTTCTGGTTACAGCGAGACTGGGTTTATCGGAAAGTTCGTCGAATATGTCGCAATCGATGACAGCATGGAATTTGGCGGTAGTACAAAATACGGCGCCAAAATCGTATCGCTCACTGAGTGATTCGTAAGTTGGGGGAAATAATCATGAAATCTCGTTTGCTGGCTGGCTTCCTTGCCGTCGTGCTCGCCCTGGTCGGAGGTTTACTCGTCTTCGCATATGCGGGAAATGCAAACGACAGGGCCATGGCGGAAATGGAGCCGGCAAATGTCCTAGTCGTTGCTTCACAGGTCCCTGCAGGCACTGCCGTCGAAGCCCTGGGAGAATACGTCCAGACAACGTCCCTTCCTAGCACCGCCATTGCTGCTTCTGCAATCAGAGATTTGTCAGGGTTCGAGGGCAAAGTTACCGCCGTGGATCTAGTGCCTGGCGAGCAGTTGCTTGCTGAGCGTATGGTCGCTCCCGAAGACTTGACGGGCGGCACAATCGAAGTGCCGAAGGGGTTGCAGGAGGTGTCCTTTCAACTGGAACCTCAGAAAGTTGTAGGCGGACGCCTCGTTCCAGGAGACCACGTGGGGATATTCATCTCCTTCGATGGTGGTGCGTTAGAGGATGCTCCTGAAGAACAGACAACGCAGTTAGTACTTCGCAAGG belongs to Arthrobacter crystallopoietes and includes:
- a CDS encoding Flp family type IVb pilin, whose protein sequence is MLGLYMNARNFVSTRLSREEKGATAVEYGIMVALIAVVIIVAVNLIGGSLSDAFDGVACELDKTGATAAGKTC
- a CDS encoding TadE/TadG family type IV pilus assembly protein, whose product is MRESSERGAVAIEFAILLPILLFLFLGIIEFGRAYNAQITLSQGARESVRVMAIADDNVAARSAATRSSGLLDPTLMTIDITAQDPRDPSGTVIVDDCRPEHDVTVQIEYDLASITGFFNAYKIRGIGTMRCGG
- a CDS encoding Tad domain-containing protein, which codes for MRRVGEASESQRGAVGVVVALLLVALLGFAALALDIGRIYAEKAQLQNGADAAALGVAQICAANSADTRCETMSSVGKMLTSANANDGLSELQELVVEKSVGSVTVRTDAHEPGHEPNSITMLFAPVFGIEFISVNASAVARWGGPSAGSAPFSIAFSQCEIDSGPSDDGSLQFLRAHGVGSNDKACTSTSSGQELPGGFGWLVQEPKLSCSVSITLSSPLETGDPGSNFKTGCEAVLEYWKKQLEKGEPVIAFFPVFDKIVNGQYRIEAFAAFDVRGWNFYNGTGKFALSEAQPYMPSSGYSETGFIGKFVEYVAIDDSMEFGGSTKYGAKIVSLTE
- the cpaB gene encoding Flp pilus assembly protein CpaB, yielding MKSRLLAGFLAVVLALVGGLLVFAYAGNANDRAMAEMEPANVLVVASQVPAGTAVEALGEYVQTTSLPSTAIAASAIRDLSGFEGKVTAVDLVPGEQLLAERMVAPEDLTGGTIEVPKGLQEVSFQLEPQKVVGGRLVPGDHVGIFISFDGGALEDAPEEQTTQLVLRKVLVTAVQRAPEVVSESAEEAAQALPQGSLLLTVAVDDLQAQKIVFAAEFAKLWLSKEPSDAKESKSEVVQKTKVYR